GTAATTGCTTACGTGTTGAATCCGGTAGCTCTCACGTAACGAAACCTTCAAACCCGCCTCCCATGGCTGCCACTGCTACTTACTCCctatatattcaaattcaaacttcCTTCAATCAATCCATTGTCAAACGAACAGAAACAATAATCAGATGAGTTTTGGAGGAATTCTGGGATTCGAATACGGCGTAGTTCAGGCTCCGCTTGGACCTGATATCTCCGGTCCTGAGCTTGTTGCTGCCGTCGCCAATGCCGGTGGACTCGGTCTTCTCAGAGCTCCCGATTGGGTATCTTACtgatttctcttcttcctttcttttccttcgaGTGGAAACGGAGTTTTATCCTTTTTAGAATGGATTCCGTGATTGATTGTTGCCTGGTCGATCATACTGCCCTGTTTGGATTTTGATACTTTTCATTGTTGATCGATATGAATGATTGGAATGATTGCCATTTTCCCCTGTTTGCAACTggttatttacattttttaatatgaatgcGGACGATTTGATGATGATTTGTTATGAAATTATGGAGTGTAGGGAAATTTGGTTTGTGAATTTTTCCTGTAATGGAGCTTGAAGCATTTAGGGCTCTTATTTGTAACAGGAATCGCCTGATTATGTACGAAAATTGATAAGAAAGACCCGAGCGTTAACGAATAAACCATTTGGAGTAGGTGTCATTATGGCATTTCCTCATGAGCAAAATCTAAGGGCCATATTAGCTGAAAAGGTAGCAGTTGTGCAAGTTTACTGGGGAGAATGTTCAAAGGATCTTGTGGATCAAGTTCATTCTGCTGGGGTGAAAATTATTCCACAAGTGAGTGTTCTCTTGCATATCACAGTAACCATGAATGTCCACAATCCCCAATTCAAGTCGATTGCTCGTTGAGGCTTCATTTGATAGCcatttggtttttggtttctgaaaattaagcttataaatacTATTTCCTCTTATGAAGCTATTTGTTATGTTATCTACTTTATGCTAACATAacatgtgggatcttacatcggttggagagaggaacgaagcaatccttataaggttgtggaaacctctccaaaccatgaggctgatggcgatgcGTAACGGGCCagaatggacaatatctgctagggtgggcttgagctgttacaaaaaaaacaaaatggttatcaaacgaGACCTAAATCTTATCTTCGGTTATATGGCTTAATGCCTACTGATATAATATGAGATTTTTCCCTCTACTCATATTGGAGTATGTCACATTTGAACAACTACTTTTGCAGATTGGGAGTGTTGAAGAAGCGAGAAAGGCCATTGATGTTGGTGTTGATGCAATAATCGTGCAAGGACGGGAAGCAGGAGGACATGTTATTGGTCAAGTATAAAGCTTCTTCTTCCtagaaaatttgattaattctTGATGCTCTTATATTTTTTGCTTCCAGTTGGTGGCATTAAAAGTATTTGTCATAAAAAGTATTTGATCATTCCTCTAATTTCGCTGTAATAAGAACtgatagtatttttatttgctGCTTTCAGTCAGTGGTATTACATTAGTTCTTGTGTTCATTAATCATACTCTTCACACATTTGTACTTAAACCATATCATAACTTTGCTCAAATATACTTGGTTCTTTACAGGAAGGTTTGATTTCCATCTTACCAGGGGTAGTTGATATTGTTGGGGATAAAGATATACCTGTAATTGCGGCTGGCGGTATTTCAGATTCACGAGGTTATGTTGCTGCGATTGCCCTTGGTGCTCGTGGCGTCTGCCTTGGAACTAGGTTAGTAAAGCTCAATTGTGATTAGTTACAACTATCAAAatgtattttagaaaacggctAGATGTTGAGaatggttgggagggagtcccacattagctaattaaggggaggggatgatcatgagtttataagtaaggaatacatctccattggcatgaagccttttggggaaaccaaaagtaaagccatggaccttatgctcaaagtggacaatatcataccattgtgtgGAGGGTCCATGGTTCcgaacatggtatcagagtcatgcccttaaattagccatgtcaatagaatcctcaagtgtcgaacaaaaaagttgtgagcttcgaaggtgtagtcaaaagtgactttagtgtcgaacaaagagtgtactttgtttagggtttattttgtttgagggccccagagaaaggagtctagcctcgattaaggggaggttgttcgagggctccataggcctcaggggaggctctatggtgtactttattcgagggaATGATtattgaggatggttgggagggagtctcacgttggctaattaaggagatgATTATGGGTATAAGTAAgaatcttcattggtacgaggccttttggggaaaccaaaaggaaaacaatgagagcttatgctcaaagtggacaatatcataccatcatGGAGGGTCCGTGGTTCCCACTAGATCCATGCTATAAATCGGTGCTCAATTAGAAACAATGTctcatttttaagaataatgtCACGTTATGTCGGGTTCTGTTCGGAGTCACCGTATCGGTGATCCCCTTTCAATGTTATGAAGCAAAGTATGGTAAGAAAACATGTCGGCGCAAAAACTTCATTAATGATCTGTGACACATTCTTAAACAACTGCgtaattttcattcatctaAGCCATGGAAATGGTGTTGGAGGAAGTTATATCGACATTGATATCACATCGTGATCCATTTACGAGATAGTTCAAGGCTGAAAGCCTGTTTTCATTTGGTGCAAGTCAAAACTTGTCGTTATCCTTATCATATTCTCGTAATTAGAACGATCATATAATCTAATGATGAAGCATATCTGatgagatttgaattttactCTATAACTTTGTTGCAATAGTAAATTGAGTacacaagaacaaaatgaaatactGCAGATTTGTTGCTACGAAAGAAAGCCACGCTCACCCTGCATACAAGAGGAAGTTGGTGGAAATGGATGCAACTGATTATACAAACATTTTTGGGCGTGCAAGATGGCCTGGTGCACCACAGCGTGTTCTACAGACACCCTTTTACGATGATTGGAAGTCACTTCCTGCCAATGAAAACGAAAGCAACCAGCCGGTCATCGGCCGTTCAACAATTAATGGCTTGGTGAGCTCCCCTTGCGTCTTTTCTACTTGCAGAATGAAGAAGTTGAGAATCTTCTGTTGTTGTGCTCTACttttaaatcatatatttttcctgCTTGGAACAGGACATAGATATACGTCGCTTTGCAGGTACCGTGCCGAATGCGACAACAAAAGGTGACATCGAGAGCATGGCAATGTATGCTGGGCAAGGAGTTGGACTAATCAAGGAGATCATACCTGCAGGAGAAGTGGTAAGGATGCTTGTTGAAGGTGCACAACATCATATCCAAACACATTTTAGtagttttgtttcttaaagTTTGATGCTCATAGccgcattttttttttttttttttcttgaagaaatAAGATAGAAAATCCATATGTAATTAGATGAATCATGAGCTCATCAATCCTTCagtttaaataaagttttcagTTAATCCGAATTTGAAAGTGCCCTAATAACCACTAAAATTAGCTAAATCAAGCTTTGGTGGAGATATCGATCTTAAGTGATGATGATTCTAGCATGGGTTGTGCATATGATTAGAGATCATTTAAACCTCTAGAGGTCGTACTTATAGTAATTTCTTGATACACTTGTGTGATTGTTTTTTCATAGTATATGGTATGACCTGACAAATACTTCGAACATTTTGTCAAAGTTATTAAAAGACACtcgaaaataaattaaaatttagttttacattcaaaatccaaacaaatgGTCGAATAGAGCGAGAAGTTTAGAATTCGACCCATTTAAAGGGTTATTTGATGAAGTCTTAAATTCATCCTACAAGAACAAAATCCTATGAAGTGAGTTTTTTCTTCCATAGCAATGGTAAACGATGTCTTTAGACGTTGGTACGGAGGCTACTTTCTTATAGGGTCGATtgtatgaaaatgaaaaaaatatctatacaTGATAGTGTTGTAGCGTCGATCTCACTTAATGCTTAGGTACATGTTAAAGTGATGTACATGGACCTATATGTTGAACAcaaattctcttttttttagaTTGTTTGGGATGAAAAACTTGGTAGCGCGGAGGGTTATTGTAACATATCAAAGCCACTGTAACAACCCTAGCCCAatgttagcagatattttcttctttgtgtttttccttttaaggTTCTCAAGGTCGCAAAgacatctactagagagagattttcacacccttacaaagaatacttcgttcccttctccaaccaatatgagatctcacaatccaccatccTTAGGGGTTCAACGTTTTCGTTgacacaccacccagtgtctagctcttatattatttaccgctagcaaataatgtcatctttgagctttccctcccttctggactttccctcaaaagttttaaaacgtctcCTAGAAataggtttctacacccttatccctctccaatcgatatgagatctcacaatccatcctcttCAGggtccaacatcctcactggcacaccgcccactATTTCgatctaataccatttgtaacaactcaagcctacTTTTAACCTAGGCTTTTCccttcgagcttcccctcaagatttaaAACACGACTAtgagggagaagtttccacactcttataaaaaaaaaaaattcattcttCTATCCAATCGACCCTAAGATCTCAAATAAACATatctttattcctaaaataactaaatcatttttctaaaatatatagttcATACAATTATTCAACTTTTAACACTACATGTATGATGGTGATACACACCCGAAGAACCCAACGACATATTTTAAGTCCATTCGACTATAatcattttagttttaatcaTGATTGCCGTAGAATTGAATGAAAAgtagttaaaaatattattgtttattaactttaaattgtataaaatatttacatgaaacaataaaattgGGAGGCATTATTCTATAAATGGGACAACATTAAAGCTTCAATTATTCCTTCAAAATGGCCTTTGTTGTGTGACCCTTAAGCATTAGAGAATTGGAATATATCAGAGttgacaaataaaatttaaacgtatgcttttaaaaaaaaaaaaaaaaagaataatgctATGAAGTGTCAAATCAATTaccattattaaatattaattaaataaagttaaaatactATTGATAGATACATCTACTCCAATATACTCGGTGGTGCATTTATGACGATAGTCTCCAAGTTTGTGTACAAGgacaaaaaggtaattttcGAGAAGAGATCGGCGTTAATGTCAGCCTTCACTTTCTCTCCAAACCATGATTACCAAATATGAAATTCTGTACATGGACAAATAGGTAATTTTCGAGAAGAGATCGATGTTAATGTGTCAGCCTTTACTTTCTCTCCAAACCATGATTACC
This sequence is a window from Cucurbita pepo subsp. pepo cultivar mu-cu-16 chromosome LG04, ASM280686v2, whole genome shotgun sequence. Protein-coding genes within it:
- the LOC111793763 gene encoding uncharacterized protein LOC111793763; this translates as MSFGGILGFEYGVVQAPLGPDISGPELVAAVANAGGLGLLRAPDWESPDYVRKLIRKTRALTNKPFGVGVIMAFPHEQNLRAILAEKVAVVQVYWGECSKDLVDQVHSAGVKIIPQIGSVEEARKAIDVGVDAIIVQGREAGGHVIGQEGLISILPGVVDIVGDKDIPVIAAGGISDSRGYVAAIALGARGVCLGTRFVATKESHAHPAYKRKLVEMDATDYTNIFGRARWPGAPQRVLQTPFYDDWKSLPANENESNQPVIGRSTINGLDIDIRRFAGTVPNATTKGDIESMAMYAGQGVGLIKEIIPAGEVVRMLVEGAQHHIQTHFSSFVS